A single Thermoanaerobaculia bacterium DNA region contains:
- a CDS encoding DUF2442 domain-containing protein — MWRVVSVKALPGYRLEVEFADGTRGVLDYSQELWGPVFEPLKDPERFAEVGLDEFGVVCWPNGADLAPDAMYDEIKNGTTVSR, encoded by the coding sequence ATGTGGCGAGTCGTCTCGGTAAAGGCCTTGCCGGGCTACCGGCTCGAGGTTGAGTTCGCCGATGGCACGCGGGGGGTTCTGGACTACAGCCAGGAGCTCTGGGGACCGGTGTTCGAGCCGCTGAAGGACCCAGAGCGGTTTGCCGAGGTCGGTCTCGACGAGTTCGGCGTCGTCTGCTGGCCGAACGGTGCCGATCTCGCTCCTGACGCGATGTACGACGAGATCAAAAACGGTACGACCGTCTCGCGCTGA